The Stenotrophomonas sp. NA06056 genome segment AACCGCCCCGGCCGTGCTGAACGCCGCCAACGAAGAGGCCGTTTCAGCCTTTCTTCAGGGCCGCGTAGGCTTCCTGACCATTCCGACGTTGGTTGCTAACGCTCTTTCAACACTGCCGACCGAACCAGCCGATACACTTGAGGTTCTGTTGTCCGCCGACCAGCGGGCCCGCCAACTGACCCTGAACGCCATCGCCGCCACCTGAACACGCCCCCCATCCCGAATGACGCCGCCGCCCGTGTCCGCCAATGTGAACCTGCATGACTGACTTCATCGGATCGGTCTGGTGGATGATCGTGAGCCTTGGCCTGCTGGTCACCTTCCACGAATTCGGGCACTACTGGGTCGGACGCCTGTGCGGGGTCAAAGTGCTGCGCTTCTCGGTCGGCTTCGGTCGTCCGCTGTGGTCGCGCCGCGACCGCCATGGCACCGAGTTCGCCATCGCCGCCATCCCGCTCGGCGGCTATGTGAAATTCCTCGACGAGCGCGAGGTCGACGTCCATCCCCACGAACGCGGCCAGGCCTTCAACCACAAGACCGTGTGGCAGCGCATTGCCATTGTCGCGGCCGGCCCGATTGCCAACCTGCTGCTGTGCATCCTGCTGCTGTGGGCGATGTTCGTGATCGGCAAGCAGGATTATTCCGCAACCGTCGGCCGCGCCACCGGAATGGCCGCTACGGCCGGGCTGGGCAGTGGTGATCGCCTGCTGAGCGTGGACGGCCGCGATGTGATCACCCTTGGTGAGGCCAGCATGGCCCTTACCGCAGCGGCGATGGACCGTCGCGACGTGACTCTGCAGGTTCTCGACCCCGCGGACCAGCTGCGTTCGCGCACCCTGCCGTTGTCGCAGCTGCCGGCGGGCTTCGATGAACGCCGGGTTCCGATATTGGCCGGCGTGTACTGGCGTGCGTGGCTGCAGCCACCGCTGGTGGACAAAATCGTGAAGGGTTCGGCGGCGGAGGGACAGCTGCAACCCGGCGATCTCATCGTGGCGGTCGACGGCCAGCGCATCGACAGCGTCGAGCAGGCCATCAGCGAAGTGGGCAGCCTCGGTCGCCGTGGTGGCCCGGCGATGATCGAGGTGCTGCGTGGGGGCGAGCGCCTGGCGCTGGAGATCACCCCGCGCCAGGGCAAGGACGGCAAGGGCCAGCCCACCTGGCAGATCGGCGCGGGCTTTGCCGAGAGCTACAGCCCCGCCTACGACACCCTGCTCAAGTTCGGCCCGCTGCAGGCGGTGACGGTGGCGGTGCGCGAAACGGGCAGGATGGCCGCCGATTCATTGGCCATGATGGGCCGGATCGTCACCGGCAAAGCCTCGCTGCAGAACGTTTCCGGCCCGGTCACCATTGCCCGGGTCGCCAATATTTCGGCCAAACGTGGCGTGGATTGGTTCATCCAGTTCCTCGCCCTGCTGTCGCTGAGCCTGTGCATCATCAACCTGCTGCCGATCCCCATCTTGGACGGCGGCCACCTGCTGTATTACCTTATCGAGTTGGTCAAGGGCAGCCCGCTGAGCGAGCGTGCCGTCGCCGCCGGCCAATACATCGGCCTGGCGTTGCTGGCCGGGCTGATGGGATTGGCGTTCTACAACGACATCCTCGGCCTGGTCCCGCGATGAACTTTTCCATGTTTTTGCCGTCTACAGCGTCGGCATCCCTTACCAATGAAATCGACCTTCCTACCGGACGTGACATGACGCGACTCCCCAATCGCCGCCTGCTGGCCCTCGCCCTCGCCGCCGTCACCGGCGCTCCCGCCCTGGCCCAGGCAGCCGAGCCCTTCACTGTCAGCGACATCCGCGTCGACGGCCTGCAGCGCATCAGCTCCGGTACGGTGTTCACCTACCTGCCGGTCGAGCGTGGCGAGACGGTCACCGACAGCAAGGTCGGCGAGACCATCCGCGCCCTGTACAAGACCGGCTTCTTTGAAGACGTGCAGCTGGATCGCCAGGGCAGCATCCTGGTGGTGACCGTCAAGGAACGTCCGGCGATCAACAAGCTGACCGTCACCGGCAACAAGGACATCAAGTCCGACCAGCTGCTCAAGGGCCTGTCCGACATCGGCCTGACCGAAGGCGGCACCTTTGATCGCCTGAGCCTGGACCGCGTGACCCAGGAACTTCGCCGCCAGTACAACGATCGTGGCAAGTACACCGTCGACATCACCCCGACGGTGAGCCCGCTGGACCGCAACCGTGTCGACATCGCCATCGCCATCAAGGAAGGCAAAGCGGCCAAGATCCGCCACGTCAACATCGTCGGCACCGAGAAGTTCGAGAGCAAGGACATCCTGGAGTACTGGGAGTCCAAGGAGCACAACTGGGCGTCGTGGTATCGCCGTGACGACCAGTACTCCAAGGAAAAGCTGTCCGGCGACCTGGAGAAGCTCAACTCCTGGTACCTGGACCGCGGCTACGTCGACTTCAGCATCGACTCCACACAGGTCTCGATCAGCCCCGACAAGCGCGACATGTTCATCACCGCCGGCGTGACCGAAGGTGACCAGTACAAGATCTCCGAGATCAAGGTCAGCGGCGACACGATCCTGCCGCAGGAAGACGTCGAGCGCATGGTCGTGCAGAAGTCCGGCGACACGTTCTCGCGTGCGCTGCTGGAATTCAGCTCCGACTCGATCACCAACTCGCTGTCCAACATCGGTTACGCCTTCGCCAAGGTGAACCCGATTCCGACCACCAACCGCGCCGAGCAGACCGTGGCGGTCAACATGCAGGTCGTGCCCGGCCCGCGCGTGACCGTCCGTCGCATCATCTTCAAGGGCAACACCCGCACCTCCGACGAAGTGATGCGTCGCGAAATGCGCCAGTTCGAGAACAGCTGGTACTCGCAGGCCGCGATCGACCGCTCCAAGATCCGCCTGCAGCGCCTGGGCTACTTCGAAGGCGTGGAAGTCGAGACCCCGGCCGTCAGCGGCAGCAACGACCAGGTCGACGTCGTCTACAACGTCAAGGAAACCACCTCGGGCAGCTTCGTGTTCGGCCTGGGCTATTCGCAGTCCTACGGCATGACCACCTCGGTGCAGCTGTCGCAGAACAACTTCCTGGGCGGCGGCAACCGCGTGTCGGTCGAAGCCTCGCGCAGCAGCTACCTGCAGCGCTACGGTTTCAGCTACACCAACCCGTACTTCACCGATGACGGCGTGTCGCTGGGCTACAACCTGTCCTGGCGCGAACTGGACTACTCCGACTTCAACACCGCGCAGTACAACAGCACCAATGGTTCGGCGCAGGTGGTGTTCGGCGTGCCGATCACCGAGACCGACACCGTCTCGCTGATGTTCGGCATCGACAGCAACCAGATCACCACCTATCCGGGCTCGACGCCGAAGTCGATCATCGACTACATCGATGCCGTCGGCAGCCGTACCTTCCATGCATGGCGCACGGAACTGGGCTGGGCGCGTGACTCGCGCAACGACTACTTCATGCCGACCCGCGGTACCTACCAGCGCGTGGGCCTGGAAACCACCCTGCCGGGTTCGACCATCGAGTACTACAAGCTGAACTACCAGATCAGCAAGTACTGGCCGATCATCCCCTCGCTGGTGATCAATACCCGCGCCGAAATCGGCTACGGTGATGCCTACGGCAATGACAAGACCCGCGTGATCGACAACGGCGACGGCACCACCCGTACCGTTACCGCGTCAGGCCTGCCGTTCTACGAGAACTTCTACGCCGGTGGTACCAACTCGGTGCGTGGTTTCGAGGACAACACCCTCGGTCCGCGCGAAGTCACCCAGGGTTACCCGAACGGCCAGCCGCTGGGCGGTTCGCTGAAGACCGTCGGTTCGGTCGAAGCCTACTTCCCGCGCCTGTTCGACAGCCCGTCGGCCCGCGTGTCGGCCTTCGTCGACTTCGGCAACGTCTACAACGGCACCGACAACTTCAAGGCCAATGAACTGCGCGTGTCCACCGGTGTGGCCCTGCTGTGGCGCGCCCCGGTCGGCCCGATTTCGATCAGCTATGCGTTCCCGCTGAAGAAGAAGGACGGCGACGAGATCGAGCGTCTGCAATTTACGTTTGGTGGCCAGTTCTAACTGGCCACCAAACGTTCCCACGGTTTGCGATGCAAACCGCGGGGCCTATCCTGCTCCCTATCCCCCGCGCCGCTGGCGCGCCCCCCTTAACAAAGGGGGGCTCTCCACCAGACGGGTCTCGAATCGCCGGGCATTGCCCGGCGTTTTCGTTATTGAAGCGCACGCCGACGCGCGGTGAGCCGAGTATGGCTCGGCGCTGCAGGCGACTGTGGACGTTGGATCCGCGCGCGCGGGAGACCATCCGGTGATGGCGCAGGGGGCTGACCAGGACCGTTGGCGCCATGGATGGCGCCATCGAGCCCCCAGGGATGGGTTTACGGCGTGTCCTGGGCAGCCCCCTGCGCCATCGCCCCACGGATCAACCAGGCGCCGGCTTTTGCTCCCGCATGACCGCAATGGCGTCACACGTTAAACTCCCGCCGTGAATACTCCTACCTACACCGCCCAGCAACTCGCCGATCAGTTCGGCCTGCAGGTCCATGGCGACCCGAGCACCGCCATCCATGGCGTGGCCACCCTCGCCCATGCCGGTGCCGGCCAGCTGACCTTCCTTGCCAATCCGCGCTACCGCGCCCAGCTGGCCGACAGCCAGGCTGGCATCGTGGTGCTGCGCGCCGAGGATGCCGACGCGGCTCCCGGCACCGCGCTGGTGGCCAAGGACCCTTACACCACCTTTGCCAAGATCGGTGCACTGTTCGACATCGCCCCGACCCGCCCGCCCGGCATCCACCCCAGCGCGGTGATCGATCCGCAGGCGCAGGTTGCCGCCAGCGCCCACGTCGGTCCGTTCGTCACCATTGGCGCACGCAGCGTCATCGGCGAGAACTGCATCATCGGCGCCGGCAGCATCATCGGCGAAGACTGCACCCTCGACAGCGGTTGCGAGCTGATCGCGCGCGTTACCCTGGTCACCCGCGTGAAGCTGGGCAAGCGCGTGCGCATCCATCCCGGCGCCGTGCTGGGCGCCGATGGCTTCGGCCTGGCAATGGACGCTGGCAAATGGATCAAGGTGCCGCAGCTTGGTGGCGTGCGCATCGGCGACGACTGCGAGATCGGCGCCAATACCTGTGTTGACCGTGGCGCCCTGGAAGACACCGTGCTGGCCGAGGACGTCCGCCTGGACAACCTGGTGCAGATCGCACACAACGTGCAGATCGGCGCGCACTCGGCCATCGCAGGCTGCACCGGTATTGCCGGCAGCGCCAAGATCGGCCGCTACTGCCTGCTCGGCGGCGCCGTCGGCGTCGTCGGTCATCTGGAAATCTGCGACAAGGTCGTGATCACCGGCAAATCGGTGGTCCGCAACTCCATCACCGAGCCGGGCGAGTATTCCTCCGGCACCCCCCTTACCGACAACCGCACGTGGCGCAAGAATGCCGCGCGCTTCAAGCAGCTCGATGCACTGGCCCGTCGCATCCTGTCTGTGAGCAAGGAGAAAGAATGAGCCACCCCCAGACCCTGCCGGACATGACGCAGATCCAGGCGCTGCTGCCGCACCGTTACCCGTTCCTGCTGGTCGACAAGGTCCTGTCGATCGACTACGAAAAGCGCACGATCGTGGCGACCAAGAACGTCAGCATCAACGAGCCGTTCTTCCAGGGCCATTTCC includes the following:
- the lpxD gene encoding UDP-3-O-(3-hydroxymyristoyl)glucosamine N-acyltransferase, whose translation is MNTPTYTAQQLADQFGLQVHGDPSTAIHGVATLAHAGAGQLTFLANPRYRAQLADSQAGIVVLRAEDADAAPGTALVAKDPYTTFAKIGALFDIAPTRPPGIHPSAVIDPQAQVAASAHVGPFVTIGARSVIGENCIIGAGSIIGEDCTLDSGCELIARVTLVTRVKLGKRVRIHPGAVLGADGFGLAMDAGKWIKVPQLGGVRIGDDCEIGANTCVDRGALEDTVLAEDVRLDNLVQIAHNVQIGAHSAIAGCTGIAGSAKIGRYCLLGGAVGVVGHLEICDKVVITGKSVVRNSITEPGEYSSGTPLTDNRTWRKNAARFKQLDALARRILSVSKEKE
- the bamA gene encoding outer membrane protein assembly factor BamA yields the protein MTRLPNRRLLALALAAVTGAPALAQAAEPFTVSDIRVDGLQRISSGTVFTYLPVERGETVTDSKVGETIRALYKTGFFEDVQLDRQGSILVVTVKERPAINKLTVTGNKDIKSDQLLKGLSDIGLTEGGTFDRLSLDRVTQELRRQYNDRGKYTVDITPTVSPLDRNRVDIAIAIKEGKAAKIRHVNIVGTEKFESKDILEYWESKEHNWASWYRRDDQYSKEKLSGDLEKLNSWYLDRGYVDFSIDSTQVSISPDKRDMFITAGVTEGDQYKISEIKVSGDTILPQEDVERMVVQKSGDTFSRALLEFSSDSITNSLSNIGYAFAKVNPIPTTNRAEQTVAVNMQVVPGPRVTVRRIIFKGNTRTSDEVMRREMRQFENSWYSQAAIDRSKIRLQRLGYFEGVEVETPAVSGSNDQVDVVYNVKETTSGSFVFGLGYSQSYGMTTSVQLSQNNFLGGGNRVSVEASRSSYLQRYGFSYTNPYFTDDGVSLGYNLSWRELDYSDFNTAQYNSTNGSAQVVFGVPITETDTVSLMFGIDSNQITTYPGSTPKSIIDYIDAVGSRTFHAWRTELGWARDSRNDYFMPTRGTYQRVGLETTLPGSTIEYYKLNYQISKYWPIIPSLVINTRAEIGYGDAYGNDKTRVIDNGDGTTRTVTASGLPFYENFYAGGTNSVRGFEDNTLGPREVTQGYPNGQPLGGSLKTVGSVEAYFPRLFDSPSARVSAFVDFGNVYNGTDNFKANELRVSTGVALLWRAPVGPISISYAFPLKKKDGDEIERLQFTFGGQF
- the rseP gene encoding RIP metalloprotease RseP, with the protein product MTDFIGSVWWMIVSLGLLVTFHEFGHYWVGRLCGVKVLRFSVGFGRPLWSRRDRHGTEFAIAAIPLGGYVKFLDEREVDVHPHERGQAFNHKTVWQRIAIVAAGPIANLLLCILLLWAMFVIGKQDYSATVGRATGMAATAGLGSGDRLLSVDGRDVITLGEASMALTAAAMDRRDVTLQVLDPADQLRSRTLPLSQLPAGFDERRVPILAGVYWRAWLQPPLVDKIVKGSAAEGQLQPGDLIVAVDGQRIDSVEQAISEVGSLGRRGGPAMIEVLRGGERLALEITPRQGKDGKGQPTWQIGAGFAESYSPAYDTLLKFGPLQAVTVAVRETGRMAADSLAMMGRIVTGKASLQNVSGPVTIARVANISAKRGVDWFIQFLALLSLSLCIINLLPIPILDGGHLLYYLIELVKGSPLSERAVAAGQYIGLALLAGLMGLAFYNDILGLVPR